The Thalassotalea sp. HSM 43 genome window below encodes:
- a CDS encoding tyrosine-type recombinase/integrase — protein sequence MQFEYRGFLSNNFMKDSLHYDSNVDSGGTQMSNIVAFKQAEITPPTNEKSTVLNRRDYITMKELKKLIELTKNLRNGDQTALMLTMAFRHGLRVSELVNMTWAQIFFDESQLHVIRCKKSRDSMQPIQGDELRMLRKQRRDNPNQRYVFLSERGAPYTSDGFRKRIARLIAKAKEKDPTSFDFNMTPHSLRHGCGHYLANSKRWETRRIQEYLGHVNIQHTVRYTELSGHKFNDLVFS from the coding sequence ATGCAATTTGAATATAGGGGCTTTTTATCAAATAACTTTATGAAAGACAGTCTACATTATGACTCAAATGTAGACAGTGGAGGTACGCAGATGTCAAATATAGTGGCTTTCAAGCAAGCAGAAATAACACCGCCAACTAACGAAAAGTCGACAGTTTTAAATCGACGTGATTATATAACGATGAAAGAACTCAAAAAGCTAATTGAATTGACCAAAAATTTAAGAAACGGTGACCAAACAGCTTTAATGCTTACTATGGCTTTTAGGCATGGATTAAGAGTAAGCGAGTTAGTTAATATGACCTGGGCACAAATCTTTTTTGATGAAAGCCAGTTGCACGTAATACGCTGTAAAAAGTCACGTGATAGTATGCAGCCAATACAAGGCGATGAACTAAGAATGCTTAGAAAGCAACGGCGAGATAACCCCAATCAACGATATGTATTTTTAAGTGAGCGTGGTGCACCGTACACCTCTGACGGATTTCGCAAAAGAATTGCTAGATTAATAGCCAAGGCCAAAGAAAAAGATCCTACTTCGTTTGATTTCAACATGACACCACATTCTTTAAGGCATGGTTGCGGTCATTATTTAGCCAATAGTAAGCGATGGGAAACCAGGCGCATACAGGAGTACCTAGGGCATGTGAATATTCAGCATACGGTAAGATATACAGAGTTATCTGGGCACAAATTTAATGACCTAGTATTTAGTTAA
- a CDS encoding tyrosine-type recombinase/integrase, protein MKTHNPNNVRIIHKYCMFLKEAKRQNEASIDGFAKAINRFEQYTKYKDFKKFHYQQAVGFKKHLANQKNATTKQPLSKATLHTTLRHLKSFFQWLAMQTGYKSRINYCDTEYFNLSEKETRIANAKRKKPVPSLEQILHVLEYMPERTDIEKRNKALIAFTLLTGARDSAIASLKIKHVNLLDNSLFQDARDVNTKFSKTFTTYFFPVGNLPKAIVSAWIEHLTKELLFSPDDPLFPKTKMVVGSNRKFQARSLLREHWLTADPIRKVFKQAFQSVELPYFNPHSFRNTLVRLGEKLCQTPEAFKAWSQNLGHEGVLTTLYSYGEVADYRQAELIKKLNEPRVEGSPDIDIIVAATIKQMKSNKQ, encoded by the coding sequence ATGAAAACGCACAACCCAAATAATGTAAGAATCATTCATAAGTATTGTATGTTTTTAAAAGAAGCTAAGCGACAGAATGAAGCATCAATTGATGGATTTGCAAAAGCAATAAATCGCTTTGAGCAATACACTAAATATAAAGACTTTAAAAAGTTTCATTATCAACAAGCAGTGGGATTTAAAAAGCACTTGGCTAATCAAAAAAATGCAACAACTAAGCAACCGTTAAGTAAAGCTACTTTGCACACAACACTTCGACACTTGAAAAGTTTCTTTCAATGGTTAGCTATGCAAACCGGCTATAAGTCGCGAATAAACTATTGTGATACTGAATATTTTAATTTATCTGAAAAAGAAACCCGAATAGCAAATGCTAAACGTAAAAAGCCGGTGCCAAGCCTAGAACAAATACTGCATGTATTGGAATACATGCCTGAACGTACGGATATTGAAAAACGCAATAAGGCGTTAATTGCATTTACTTTGTTAACGGGAGCCAGAGATAGCGCCATTGCGTCGCTCAAAATTAAGCACGTTAACTTATTGGATAACAGCCTGTTCCAAGATGCTCGTGACGTAAATACTAAATTCAGCAAAACGTTTACTACCTACTTTTTTCCTGTTGGTAACTTACCAAAGGCAATCGTATCTGCGTGGATAGAGCACCTAACTAAAGAATTGTTATTTAGCCCAGATGACCCCTTATTTCCTAAAACTAAAATGGTCGTAGGCAGTAATCGAAAATTTCAAGCGCGTAGTTTATTGCGTGAGCATTGGCTAACCGCTGATCCCATACGGAAAGTATTTAAACAAGCTTTTCAAAGCGTAGAGTTGCCATATTTTAACCCGCACAGTTTTCGTAATACGTTAGTCAGACTAGGTGAAAAATTATGCCAAACACCTGAAGCGTTTAAAGCATGGAGCCAAAACTTAGGGCATGAAGGGGTTTTAACGACGCTATACAGTTATGGTGAAGTTGCCGACTACCGACAAGCTGAATTAATTAAAAAGCTCAATGAGCCACGAGTTGAGGGCAGCCCTGATATTGACATTATTGTTGCTGCAACGATTAAACAGATGAAGAGTAATAAACAGTAA
- a CDS encoding helix-turn-helix domain-containing protein has translation MKRNHNPNKCKINRFYTVEEVSMLLDVHKHTVRNWILKGLAVCDDKRPVIILGKDLKAFLQKQRQQGKRKCKPSELYCMKCREPRIPDQKSIEFIKETNTKGRVIAACSHCNSSMNKYFKLDELATIQRDLAVILPLQQKHIG, from the coding sequence ATGAAACGAAATCATAACCCTAATAAATGCAAAATCAACCGCTTTTATACAGTCGAAGAAGTATCTATGCTTCTCGACGTTCATAAACATACGGTTCGAAATTGGATTTTAAAAGGCTTAGCTGTCTGTGATGATAAAAGACCAGTAATTATTCTAGGTAAAGATTTAAAAGCATTTTTACAAAAGCAACGTCAGCAAGGTAAGCGCAAGTGTAAACCATCAGAGCTTTATTGTATGAAATGTCGAGAGCCGAGAATACCGGATCAAAAATCTATTGAGTTTATCAAAGAAACCAACACTAAAGGTCGAGTAATAGCTGCTTGTTCACACTGTAATTCGTCTATGAACAAATACTTCAAATTAGATGAGTTAGCGACAATTCAGCGAGATTTAGCCGTGATATTACCGCTACAACAAAAACACATAGGTTAG
- a CDS encoding AlpA family transcriptional regulator — protein sequence MSNKIIRLPAVKDKTGLSRSSIYLRMSKGEFPQNISLGGRAVGWVEEDINEWLEQCIAKGK from the coding sequence ATGTCTAATAAAATCATTCGCCTACCAGCGGTAAAAGATAAGACTGGTTTATCACGAAGCAGTATTTACTTACGTATGAGCAAAGGTGAATTTCCACAAAATATTTCACTTGGCGGTCGAGCAGTCGGTTGGGTTGAAGAAGATATCAACGAATGGCTAGAACAATGTATAGCTAAAGGTAAATAG
- a CDS encoding integrase domain-containing protein yields the protein MARIVTPLTNTQVKQAKPKDKLYKLADGGGLQLRVKPTGAKSWLFDYFKPITKKRSSMGFGTYPEVSLADARKKRTHARELLAQDIDPKEHKEDELREKQLAASNTFKSVATAWFTIKKTKIAETTARSLWRNFENHIFPNLGHRPIDKILAPEAINVLKPLAAKGSLETTSKLVGYLNEVMRHAVNTGLLHHNSLAGIRSAFETPKVTHMPTLKPEELPELMKAINYASIKLVTRCLIEWQLHTMVRPREAAEAKWCEIDFEQKLWNIPSERMKMKKPHSVPLTPQTLSILQMIKPISGHREHIFPSDRHPNNPSNPETANKALQRMGFKGRLTAHGMRSIASTTLNEQGFDGDIIESALAHQEQNEVRRAYNRAQYLERRKVLMSWWSNYVEEASTGKLINEKSVKHLSVMV from the coding sequence ATGGCTAGGATCGTAACTCCACTTACCAATACTCAAGTTAAGCAAGCAAAACCCAAAGATAAATTATATAAGCTCGCAGATGGTGGTGGCTTGCAATTAAGAGTGAAGCCGACAGGCGCTAAATCTTGGTTGTTTGATTACTTTAAACCCATCACTAAAAAGCGCAGTTCAATGGGCTTTGGCACCTACCCTGAAGTGTCACTTGCTGATGCCCGAAAAAAACGTACCCATGCCCGTGAATTATTAGCGCAAGACATCGACCCCAAAGAGCACAAAGAAGATGAACTTCGTGAAAAGCAATTAGCAGCTAGTAATACTTTTAAAAGCGTAGCTACTGCCTGGTTCACTATTAAAAAAACAAAAATAGCTGAAACAACAGCTAGAAGTTTATGGCGCAATTTCGAAAACCATATTTTTCCAAACCTAGGGCATAGACCAATTGATAAAATCTTGGCACCGGAAGCCATTAATGTTTTAAAGCCCTTAGCGGCAAAAGGTAGCCTCGAAACAACCAGTAAGTTAGTAGGGTATTTAAATGAAGTAATGCGCCATGCGGTTAATACAGGACTATTACACCACAATTCTTTAGCAGGTATCCGCAGTGCATTTGAAACACCCAAAGTTACGCATATGCCAACGCTTAAACCTGAAGAGTTACCTGAGTTAATGAAAGCAATTAACTACGCGAGTATTAAATTGGTTACTCGCTGTCTAATTGAGTGGCAGTTACATACCATGGTGCGCCCAAGAGAAGCCGCAGAAGCGAAATGGTGTGAAATAGACTTTGAGCAAAAGCTATGGAATATTCCAAGCGAACGTATGAAAATGAAAAAACCTCATAGCGTACCGTTAACGCCGCAAACATTATCGATATTGCAAATGATCAAGCCCATCAGTGGTCATCGAGAGCACATATTCCCATCCGATAGACACCCTAATAACCCAAGCAACCCAGAAACAGCAAACAAAGCACTGCAACGTATGGGATTTAAAGGGCGGTTAACAGCACATGGGATGCGCTCGATTGCTAGTACCACTTTAAATGAACAAGGCTTTGATGGCGACATTATCGAAAGCGCTTTAGCTCACCAAGAACAAAACGAAGTTAGACGTGCATATAACCGTGCTCAATATTTAGAAAGAAGAAAAGTATTGATGTCCTGGTGGTCAAATTATGTTGAAGAAGCCTCAACGGGCAAACTAATCAATGAAAAATCGGTTAAACACTTATCCGTAATGGTTTGA
- the secG gene encoding preprotein translocase subunit SecG, with amino-acid sequence MYQVLLVVYLIIALILVGFILIQQGKGADMGASFGAGSSATIFGSSGSGNFMTKTTAILATVFFVTSLILGNLTAQRTKATDEWNNLGGAEQVESATPASDVPASDDKKESDVPN; translated from the coding sequence TTGTATCAAGTATTGTTAGTTGTTTATCTAATCATTGCCTTGATTCTTGTTGGTTTTATTTTAATTCAACAAGGTAAGGGTGCAGACATGGGCGCATCATTCGGTGCAGGCTCGTCAGCCACCATTTTTGGTTCATCAGGTTCTGGTAACTTTATGACCAAAACCACGGCAATTTTGGCAACGGTTTTTTTCGTTACTAGCTTGATTCTTGGTAACCTGACTGCACAGCGTACCAAAGCAACCGATGAATGGAATAACTTAGGCGGCGCAGAACAAGTAGAAAGCGCTACACCAGCGTCTGATGTACCTGCAAGCGACGACAAAAAAGAGAGCGACGTACCAAACTAA
- the tpiA gene encoding triose-phosphate isomerase: MTRQTIVAANWKMNGDSKLILEMSEALNALTLKNKQVIVCPSAPYLANAVSAFSNQDIAIGAQNANEHDKGAYTGEVSALMLKDLQVQYVILGHSERRAIYGESSELVADKVAHVLGHGLTAILCIGETESERENGETETVLKSQLDPVINKIGIQAFENVVVAYEPVWAIGTGKTASSEIAQQTHEFIRGYLASFDTDIANTTAILYGGSVNAGNCQELFSQADIDGGLIGGASLKIEEFSNICSAE; encoded by the coding sequence ATGACAAGACAGACCATTGTGGCCGCGAATTGGAAGATGAACGGCGATTCGAAGTTAATACTCGAAATGAGCGAAGCGCTTAACGCGTTGACTTTAAAAAACAAACAGGTCATTGTTTGTCCTTCAGCACCTTATTTAGCCAATGCTGTAAGTGCATTTTCAAACCAAGACATTGCGATTGGTGCACAAAATGCGAACGAACATGACAAGGGCGCTTATACCGGTGAAGTTTCAGCTTTAATGCTGAAAGATTTACAGGTACAATACGTGATCTTGGGGCATTCAGAAAGACGTGCGATTTATGGTGAAAGCTCTGAGCTCGTCGCCGATAAAGTAGCGCATGTTTTAGGCCATGGCCTTACCGCCATCTTATGTATTGGTGAAACTGAATCGGAACGCGAGAATGGCGAAACCGAAACAGTGTTAAAGTCGCAGTTAGATCCGGTTATCAATAAAATTGGTATCCAGGCATTTGAAAATGTCGTTGTTGCTTATGAGCCTGTATGGGCAATCGGAACAGGCAAAACTGCCTCATCTGAAATCGCGCAACAAACCCACGAGTTTATTCGTGGTTATCTAGCATCGTTTGACACAGATATTGCCAACACAACGGCAATTTTGTACGGTGGTAGTGTTAACGCAGGTAACTGCCAAGAATTGTTCTCCCAAGCTGATATAGACGGTGGTCTAATTGGCGGGGCGAGTTTAAAAATTGAAGAATTTAGTAATATCTGCTCAGCAGAATAG
- the glmM gene encoding phosphoglucosamine mutase: MSERKYFGTDGVRGLVGKAPISPEFVMKLGWAAGKVLATQGTQKVLIGKDTRISGYMLESALEAGFSAAGIDIGLMGPMPTPAIAYLTKTFRAEAGIVISASHNPFYDNGIKFFSTSGEKLPDEVELQIERMLDEDMDCVHSAKLGKAVRIDDAAGRYIEFCKSNFPSEYSLNGLKIVVDCANGATYHIAPAVFRELGAEVIEYGCEPNGININDDCGATSTSNIAKLVLEQQADLGIALDGDGDRLMMVDHNGDIVDGDELIYIMAKNAQDRETLVGGVVGTLMSNMGLELALQSLDIEFSRAKVGDRYVMEQLKQKGWKLGAENSGHIINLDCTSTGDGIVAALNVLEAICQSGKTLAQLKSGMTKLPQILVNVRFNEYTDPLNDDRVKQSVDEVETELVGRGRVLLRKSGTEPLIRVMVEGPEVAEVSRLANVIADAVKAAGAEH, from the coding sequence TTGTCTGAAAGAAAATATTTTGGTACCGATGGTGTACGCGGACTGGTCGGCAAAGCGCCAATTTCTCCAGAGTTTGTTATGAAGCTTGGTTGGGCTGCTGGTAAAGTTTTGGCAACACAAGGCACGCAAAAAGTACTGATAGGCAAAGATACTCGTATTTCAGGTTATATGCTTGAGTCTGCACTAGAAGCTGGCTTTTCAGCTGCAGGCATCGACATCGGTTTGATGGGACCAATGCCAACACCGGCCATTGCCTATCTCACCAAAACATTCCGCGCAGAAGCGGGGATTGTCATCAGTGCCTCACACAATCCTTTTTATGATAACGGTATTAAGTTTTTCTCAACGTCTGGTGAAAAGCTACCTGACGAGGTCGAGTTACAAATCGAACGTATGCTCGATGAAGACATGGATTGCGTCCATTCCGCCAAACTTGGTAAGGCAGTGCGCATCGATGATGCCGCTGGTCGATACATTGAATTTTGTAAGAGTAACTTCCCATCAGAATACTCTCTAAATGGTTTGAAAATCGTCGTTGATTGCGCCAATGGTGCCACTTACCACATCGCCCCTGCGGTATTTCGTGAGCTGGGCGCTGAAGTGATTGAATACGGCTGCGAGCCAAATGGCATCAACATTAACGACGATTGCGGTGCAACATCTACCTCTAATATTGCCAAGTTAGTGCTTGAGCAACAAGCGGATCTAGGTATCGCCCTTGATGGCGACGGTGACCGCTTGATGATGGTTGATCACAATGGTGATATTGTGGATGGTGATGAACTTATCTATATCATGGCTAAGAACGCACAAGATCGCGAAACATTAGTCGGCGGTGTGGTTGGTACTCTGATGAGTAATATGGGCCTAGAACTGGCACTGCAATCACTTGATATTGAATTTAGCCGCGCCAAAGTTGGTGACCGTTATGTCATGGAACAACTGAAACAAAAAGGTTGGAAGCTTGGCGCTGAAAATTCTGGCCATATCATTAACCTAGATTGCACCTCTACCGGTGATGGTATCGTTGCCGCCCTTAATGTGCTTGAAGCCATTTGCCAGTCAGGTAAGACACTGGCTCAGTTAAAATCTGGTATGACTAAGTTACCGCAGATATTGGTTAATGTTAGGTTCAATGAATACACTGACCCGCTTAATGATGACAGAGTTAAGCAAAGTGTTGATGAAGTAGAAACAGAATTAGTTGGGCGAGGTCGAGTACTGTTACGTAAATCCGGTACTGAACCGTTAATCCGCGTTATGGTGGAAGGACCTGAAGTGGCCGAAGTGTCGCGCTTAGCGAATGTTATCGCTGACGCTGTTAAAGCCGCAGGTGCTGAACACTAA
- the folP gene encoding dihydropteroate synthase, translating into MLFAEKQLDITSPQVMGILNVTPDSFSDGGQFNSIENALKQVEQMLADGATIIDVGGESTRPGAADVDLQQELQRVIPVIEAITRRFDTIVSVDTSKAEVMRQAIAAGAGLINDVRALQNPGCLAVVAECELPVCLMHMQGMPRTMQHDPQYSDVIGDLLDFFNDRIAQCVAAGIERERIIIDPGYGFGKTLEQNYELLARQQELACMGLPILSGMSRKSMIGNLLNCEVEQRLAGSLSAAVIAALHGANIIRVHDVKETVDALAVLNKTLQFRR; encoded by the coding sequence ATGCTATTTGCTGAAAAACAACTCGATATAACCTCACCACAAGTGATGGGGATTCTTAATGTAACGCCAGATTCCTTTTCCGACGGCGGTCAGTTCAACTCGATTGAAAATGCCTTAAAGCAAGTTGAGCAAATGCTAGCCGATGGCGCGACGATTATTGATGTTGGTGGTGAGTCTACTCGACCTGGTGCGGCTGACGTTGATTTACAACAAGAGCTACAACGCGTCATTCCGGTTATCGAGGCGATTACTCGCCGTTTTGATACCATAGTCTCAGTTGATACCAGCAAAGCTGAAGTTATGCGCCAAGCCATTGCTGCGGGGGCGGGCTTAATTAATGATGTGCGAGCACTGCAAAACCCTGGTTGCCTAGCGGTGGTTGCTGAGTGTGAATTACCGGTCTGTTTAATGCATATGCAAGGCATGCCACGCACCATGCAACATGATCCGCAATACAGTGATGTGATTGGCGATTTACTCGATTTTTTTAATGACCGAATAGCACAGTGTGTTGCGGCAGGCATTGAGCGAGAGCGAATCATTATCGATCCGGGCTATGGCTTTGGTAAAACCCTGGAACAAAACTATGAATTACTGGCTCGACAACAGGAGCTAGCTTGCATGGGGTTACCAATACTATCTGGCATGTCACGTAAATCGATGATTGGCAATTTGCTGAATTGCGAGGTAGAACAACGTCTTGCCGGTAGTTTATCGGCAGCAGTCATTGCTGCATTGCATGGCGCGAATATCATTCGAGTGCATGATGTCAAAGAAACCGTCGATGCGTTAGCTGTTTTGAACAAAACGCTGCAATTTAGACGATAA
- the ftsH gene encoding ATP-dependent zinc metalloprotease FtsH, producing MSDMVKNLILWLVIAIVLMSVFQSFTPSNTADAKLDYTQFISDTRSGQVGEVNIEANGVINGKMRNGQTFTTMIPTQYDKDLLNDLIQNNVKVQGVPPEEPSLLASIFINWFPMLLLIGIWIFFMRQMQGGGGKGAMSFGKSKARLLSDDQIKTTFADVAGCDEAKEEVAELVDYLRDPSKFQKLGGRIPSGILMVGQPGTGKTLLAKAIAGEAKVPFFSISGSDFVEMFVGVGASRVRDMFDQAKKSAPCIIFIDEIDAVGRQRGAGLGGGHDEREQTLNQMLVEMDGFEGTEGVIVIAATNRPDVLDPALLRPGRFDRQVTVGLPDIRGREQILKVHMRKVPIADDVDAAVIARGTPGFSGADLANLVNEAALFAARTSRRMVSMVEFDKAKDKIMMGAERRSMVMSESEKEMTAYHEAGHAIVGRMVPEHDPVYKVSIIPRGRALGVTMYLPEKDRVSHSKMHLESMVSSLYGGRIAEDVIYGSDKVSTGASNDIERATEIARKMVTQWGLSDKMGPMLYAEEEGEVFLGRSAAQHKHMSDETAKDIDDEVRTIIERNYKRAEDILKNNMDILHSMKDALMKYETIDADQIDDLMARVDVRAPKGYGDENRNDSTPPASSVKPSNPDVNNPADEPAN from the coding sequence TTGAGCGATATGGTTAAAAATCTTATTTTATGGCTAGTGATAGCTATAGTATTAATGTCGGTTTTTCAAAGCTTTACGCCTAGCAACACGGCTGACGCAAAGCTTGATTATACCCAATTTATTTCTGATACCCGTTCGGGACAGGTCGGTGAAGTGAACATTGAAGCCAATGGTGTTATCAATGGCAAAATGCGCAATGGTCAAACATTCACGACAATGATCCCTACCCAATATGACAAAGATTTGCTCAATGATTTGATTCAAAATAACGTCAAAGTACAGGGTGTTCCACCGGAAGAGCCAAGTCTTCTTGCCAGTATTTTTATCAACTGGTTCCCAATGTTGTTATTGATTGGTATTTGGATATTCTTCATGCGCCAAATGCAAGGTGGTGGCGGTAAAGGCGCCATGAGCTTTGGTAAGTCTAAAGCGCGCCTGTTATCTGACGATCAAATCAAAACAACGTTTGCCGACGTTGCAGGTTGTGACGAAGCAAAAGAAGAAGTTGCGGAGTTGGTTGATTACTTGCGTGATCCATCGAAATTCCAAAAATTAGGTGGTCGCATTCCTTCAGGTATTTTAATGGTTGGTCAACCTGGTACGGGTAAAACCCTATTGGCCAAAGCGATTGCCGGTGAAGCGAAAGTGCCATTCTTCTCTATCTCAGGTTCTGACTTTGTCGAGATGTTTGTTGGTGTTGGTGCATCGCGTGTACGTGATATGTTTGACCAAGCGAAAAAATCTGCACCGTGCATTATCTTCATTGATGAAATCGATGCGGTAGGTCGCCAACGTGGCGCCGGTCTTGGTGGTGGTCACGATGAACGTGAGCAAACATTGAACCAAATGTTGGTAGAAATGGATGGTTTTGAAGGTACTGAAGGGGTCATCGTGATTGCCGCGACTAACCGTCCTGATGTATTGGATCCGGCCTTATTACGTCCTGGCCGTTTTGACCGTCAAGTTACTGTTGGTCTACCTGATATTCGTGGTCGTGAACAAATTCTTAAAGTACACATGCGTAAAGTGCCAATTGCTGATGACGTCGATGCCGCGGTTATTGCCCGTGGTACACCAGGCTTTAGTGGTGCCGATCTTGCTAACTTGGTAAACGAAGCTGCATTATTTGCCGCCCGTACCAGTCGTCGCATGGTGTCTATGGTTGAGTTTGATAAAGCCAAAGACAAAATCATGATGGGCGCAGAACGTCGCTCTATGGTGATGAGCGAGTCAGAAAAAGAAATGACTGCGTATCATGAAGCTGGTCACGCAATCGTTGGTCGTATGGTACCTGAGCATGATCCGGTGTACAAAGTAAGTATCATTCCTCGTGGTCGCGCCTTAGGTGTAACCATGTACTTGCCAGAAAAAGATAGAGTAAGTCACAGCAAGATGCATCTAGAAAGCATGGTGTCATCGCTTTACGGTGGTCGAATTGCTGAAGATGTCATCTATGGTTCTGACAAGGTGTCAACAGGCGCATCTAACGATATTGAGCGTGCCACTGAAATCGCTCGTAAGATGGTTACCCAGTGGGGTCTATCTGACAAGATGGGGCCAATGTTGTATGCAGAAGAAGAGGGCGAAGTGTTCCTTGGTCGTAGCGCTGCACAACACAAGCATATGTCTGACGAGACTGCCAAAGATATTGATGATGAAGTTCGTACCATCATTGAACGCAACTACAAACGAGCAGAAGATATTCTTAAAAACAACATGGATATCTTGCACTCAATGAAAGATGCGCTTATGAAATACGAAACCATCGATGCTGATCAAATTGATGATTTGATGGCTCGTGTCGATGTCCGTGCACCGAAAGGTTATGGTGATGAAAATCGTAACGACAGCACACCACCAGCAAGCTCGGTTAAGCCAAGCAACCCGGATGTTAATAATCCAGCTGACGAACCAGCGAACTAA
- the rlmE gene encoding 23S rRNA (uridine(2552)-2'-O)-methyltransferase RlmE, protein MSKPKKGRSVSSNRWMQEHFDDEYVKKAQKLGLRSRAVFKIEEINNKDKLIKKGMKVVDLGAAPGGWSEYAVKVVGDNGDVIACDILPMEPLPGVAFLQGDFREDEVLDTLLARIDGKNVDVVMSDMAHNFSGNEATDQARNMYLVELALDMCHQVLKKNGSFVVKVFQGEGFDQYMKDVRNCFTVVKTRKPESSRPRSREVYIVATGYKL, encoded by the coding sequence ATGAGCAAACCGAAAAAAGGCCGCAGTGTCAGTTCAAATCGTTGGATGCAAGAGCATTTTGATGATGAATACGTAAAGAAAGCGCAAAAGCTTGGTTTACGTTCACGCGCGGTATTTAAAATTGAAGAGATCAATAATAAAGATAAGTTGATCAAAAAAGGTATGAAAGTCGTAGACCTAGGTGCAGCACCTGGCGGCTGGTCTGAGTATGCGGTAAAAGTTGTTGGTGATAATGGTGACGTGATTGCCTGTGATATTTTACCAATGGAACCATTACCTGGCGTTGCGTTTTTGCAAGGCGATTTTCGTGAAGATGAGGTACTTGATACCTTATTGGCACGTATCGATGGCAAGAACGTTGATGTGGTGATGTCAGATATGGCACATAACTTCAGTGGTAACGAAGCCACCGATCAGGCTCGAAACATGTATTTGGTCGAGCTGGCATTGGATATGTGTCATCAAGTTTTGAAGAAAAATGGCAGTTTTGTTGTCAAAGTATTTCAGGGAGAGGGATTCGATCAGTACATGAAAGACGTACGAAATTGCTTTACCGTGGTGAAAACCCGTAAACCTGAATCATCGCGTCCACGTTCTCGCGAAGTATATATAGTGGCTACAGGTTACAAACTGTAG
- the yhbY gene encoding ribosome assembly RNA-binding protein YhbY: MNLSKKQVNYLKGLAHSLKPVVLLGTNGLTEGVVAEIDGALNHHELIKVKIPTDDREVKQLIIDAIVRETNAVKIQTIGKTLIIYRQSDEKKIEIPRI, encoded by the coding sequence ATGAATCTTTCAAAAAAACAAGTTAATTATTTAAAAGGTTTGGCGCACAGCCTTAAACCTGTTGTTTTATTAGGCACTAACGGTTTAACCGAAGGTGTGGTTGCCGAGATTGACGGCGCATTAAATCACCATGAGTTAATTAAGGTGAAAATCCCGACAGACGACCGTGAAGTAAAGCAATTGATAATTGACGCTATCGTGCGCGAAACTAACGCAGTAAAGATCCAAACCATAGGTAAAACCTTAATTATCTATCGTCAAAGTGACGAGAAAAAGATTGAGATCCCACGTATCTAA
- a CDS encoding acyl carrier protein → MISHHVFLNDMASILSCETQDIALDAKLTELVDNSFTLVELIIELQEVYGIRFGQADMKGIQTVDELLNVFNVQ, encoded by the coding sequence ATGATCAGTCATCACGTATTTTTAAACGATATGGCAAGTATTTTAAGTTGTGAAACTCAGGATATTGCGTTGGATGCGAAGTTAACTGAACTTGTCGATAACTCATTTACATTGGTGGAGTTAATAATAGAGCTACAAGAAGTTTACGGTATTCGCTTTGGCCAAGCAGATATGAAAGGCATACAAACAGTCGATGAGTTGCTAAATGTATTTAATGTGCAGTAG